Sequence from the Panicum virgatum strain AP13 chromosome 5N, P.virgatum_v5, whole genome shotgun sequence genome:
TAAGGTCTATGTTTTTTTTCTGTGCTGGTACATGGAACTGTGAATCATAACATTTCTGTATTCCTTTTAGGTTAAAAAGGAGAAAGCTGTATATGACACGCTGAACATGTTAAACTTTGATGTGACAAAGAAATGCCTTGTTGGAGAAGGTTGGTGTCCTATATTTGCTAAATCTCAGGTCAGCAACTACACATTTCTTTCAATCGTTGTcgccattccgtttttttttttcagaacaaaAGCTTTAGAAGATGTTTCTTACTTCGATCCTGCGTTTCAGATCAAGGATTGTTTACAGCGTGCAACATTTCACAGCAATTCACAAGTTGGAATAATATTTCATGAGATGGACACCCTTGAATCACCACCTACATATTTCCGAACTGATAAGTTTACCAATGCTTTCCAGGAAATTGTTGATGCATATGGGTATGTACAAAGATGTCAAAGCCATCATGAAAGAGAAATACTCCCTGTGTTCCAAATTGTGTGTAGATACATAACAAAAACTATGCATCTAGAAATGCTGAAACggcctataatttgaaacagagggagtacttaTGATAGTTTCATCATGAATCTTCCACACCGAATTCatagtgatttttttttctattgcaGTGTTGCTCGATATCAAGAAGCTAATCCAGCTGTATATTCTGTTGTGACATTCCCATTTCTTTTTGCTGTTATGTTTGGAGATTGGGGTCATGGGATATGTCTGTTACTAGGAGCTTTGGTTCTTATACTTTGTGAGAAGAAACTCTCCTCACAGGTATACTTGGTTGAATTTGgtccttctttctttctttctttcttttgcgTAGCCATTAGAAACAAATTTTGTATCGTGTTATTACTGTATTAAATAGTTTCTTAAACTGTAGTTTGagcaaatattacaaaggaatTCGGGTAACTGAATAATATTCTTAAAATGGAAAAACAGTCTACTCCCTATTGTTTCTTGAACATCTACCTCATTTCTGATAGTAGTGGTATAAAGGCACAAGGGACCTGTTATGTCACAGGACTCGTTCATAAATATGGCAGATAACCTGATATATTTTCATACAAGTCAAGAAAGTTCCTCTTATAATGTAGATGAGATCCAGCGCAACATATCTGCATGCAGGAACCCAGTGAAGAGGTGTTCTGGGGCTTCTGGCTTGGGCGACAGTTGTCTGTTAAAGTCTTAGTATAATTTTGTGCATTAAAAAATTTTCCGTAATAAATATGATGTTTGGAAGCTACTGGTTGCTTTAAGTGTATCTTTGAGAAACTTAATCTGAGCTTGGCATCTTGCCATTTATTCCACATTGTGTATGTGAGTTTGCTTAACCTCTTCAAGTAACCTCTGTCAATTACTTATTTCAGAAGCTTGGCAGCTTTATGGAGATGGCATTTGGTGGACGATATGTTATTCTTCTGATGGCAATATTTTCAATATACTGTGGCCTTATATACAATGAGTTCTTCTCGGTTCCATTCCATATATTTGGCAAATCTGCCTATGAGTGCCGGGAAAAAAGTTGCAGGTATGTCTGCTTCAAGTTTTAATGGGACAATTGTTCTCTGGAGTTTCTAAAATGCTGGGGAAATCACCTAAGCTATATTATTTGTTAATTAAGAGTCAGCATTGGCTTCTCTTCTCTCGGACTTTGTAGTAGAAAAATCTGTTTTGGTTAAGAATTACTGTGAATCCATTCCAATCTAATATTGAGTAATCAAATCCTTCACTTCATTGTTTTTGAGATCTTTAAATAAGTGGATTAATCAAACGAGGATAAAGAGAGAGTCACATTCTACATGTTAATACTGACAACAATGAGAGTTCTAGTAAAAGGAAAATCCATTGTATTCTGTTTTGCTGGTTGCTGGATGATCTAAATCCCTACTTTTCTTGTCACAGTATCTTGCGATGACATTAATCCCTGTATCTTCATTTTGCCCCCATGTTGCTATCACAGAATATACAGTCTACGTGGTAAACATGTTAAATTACAGGAAATGTATAGCTTTATCTTTTGTACTACTAAAGAGCTATATGCATCAAACATTAGACATGTGCTGTCGCTCATTCTTCATACTACAAAAATCATGGTAGTGAGTTTGATTTAGTGCATTGGCTGTAGTAAAGTTGTGGTCTAGCGAGGCATATTTGTTGCTCGGTGGTAGTCCGTTTTGTTTGCATGTTTGTAGAGCTTTGTGCACTTGTTTATTTCATTCTGATTTTCTGAGTGTAGCCTTGTAGTTCATGACCTCCTTGAGTAATGGTGCGAGATAGCCATGTGCCAAATGTTTTATTCTGGAAGATCTAACACCTAACCTGTGTGCTTCAGTGATGCACATACTGCTGGTCTCATCAAAGTCCGTGATCCCTATCCTTTTGGGGTGGACCCAAGTTGGCGTGGAAGTCGGTCTGAGCTACCCTTTCTAAATTCATTGAAGATGAAGATGTCTATACTAATGGGTGTTGCCCAGATGAACTTGGGAATTGTATTAAGTTATTTTGATGCACGGTTTCATGGAAATGCCCTTGACATAAGGTATTGTATATTTTTTGTATCTTCTTTTGGGATGTAACCAAATTTGAGGGGAAGTTGCAGTATTTTTAACTATTCACATTTTTCAGGTATCAATTCATACCACAGATGATTTTTCTGAATAGCCTTTTTGGTTACTTAGCACTCCTGATTCTGATCAAATGGTGCACGGGCTCTCAAGCTGATCTTTATCATGTAATGATATATATGTTCCTTGATCCTGCTGGAGATCTTGGAGAAAATCAACTGTTTTGGGGCCAAAAGGAACTCCAGGTTCAATAAAATGCCCTCTTCTTAGAATAGAATACTCTGTATTTCCAACACCCTTTATGTGATAACTGATAACTTATCTGTTTCTCCCTTTCAGATACTTTTGTTGCTTATGGCTTTGGTAGCTGTTCCATGGATGCTCTTCCCAAAGCCTTTTATCTTGAAGAAACTTCACAAGGAGGTATACTGATATAGTGATAGGGAAAATGTACTTGGGAAACATATTAAGGAAACTTTCTATACTAGTTGCTTTTTAACCATGCCAACTAATTAGGGCATCCCGAAAATTTCTCAAACATTCAAAGTAAATGATCAATGCTTATGAGAACCAAATTGAAATACCTTCTCTTTTCATGTATGCAAGGTGAATTACTAATTTTCATACCTGGATGCAGAGATTTCAAGGTCACACCTATCGTTTCCTAGGGACATCTGAAATGGATCCAGATTCTGAACCTGATTCAGCCCGAGCACGTCATGATGATTTCAATTTCGGTGAAGTCTTTGTGCATCAAATGATACATTCCATTGAGTTTGTACTCGGTGCAGTTTCAAATACTGCATCTTATCTTCGACTTTGGGCCCTGAGGTTTGTCTCTTGTGATGTTTTGCGATAAATTTTATTTCTCCCAGTTCTACTGCTCACTTCTGTGTATTCATCCGTTCCAGCTTGGCACATTCAGAGCTGTCAACAGTTTTCTATgagaagctgctgctgcttgcctgGGGGTAAGCACCTTCTTCCTCGACTCGGACAAACTCCATGTCTATTTTTTACATTCATCTAATTGAACCTAGTCGCAATGGCACTGATAAGGTGATTAGTCGAGATTAGTTGTTGATTAGGCCGATTAGTCAAATCTGGTCGAGCCTAGTTGTTTGTATAGTCGTCCTGTACATCCAGGACCAATATGATATGCATACTATACAATACATAGTATATAGCAAGCACCAACACCACAAATTTGGCCCGAACTCCTGGGCAGCAGGTATTAGCGGGGAGGCATGGAGCTCCTGGGTGGCTGGATGCACTGGCAGAACACAATGGGCGCCAAACTGggctcctcccccccccccccccccccctccaatgGGAATTTTCCCTTGCATGACTCCATGCATATATGCAAGGATGCTCTCTACTTCGTTTTTTTAACCTCTTCATAGAGCTGTTTCAAatttcgcccccccccccccccccctcttgagGCCACGTTCCGTCACTAGCTGGATGCACCGGTGAACGCACCTTTCTTTGGGCAGCGGTGCAAATTTTGGAAGACGGCGACATGTTTTTTGGCGTGCGGACCGCGGTGCGTCCGCTCGTGTGTTCTACGGGCGTTATGGGGTGAGGTGGCTTGGCAGCACCTGCAGCTATGAGATATATACACAAAACCTAATGGGCCTAATTGTCAGCCCAGCGCCCACCACACACTAGGCGAGTCCCATCATCTCAAACCTGATCGCTTTTAAGCCTAATCGGATGACTAATCATGGTTAGTTAGACGACTAGGTTTCTAGTCGCTGGCCCTTATCGGTGGCAAGGGAGCTATAAGCCCAACTAATTGCGACTAATCGCTATTAGTCCCACGAGTCCACGACTAGAAAACATTACTCCATATATATTGTCTGCATCGTATAAGGAAACCttatatcaattttttttttacttataCTGGCATGATGCACAAAATTTAATGATCGCTCACTTCATTCTTTATTATCCATAGGTATGATAGTCTTATCGTGAAGTCAGCGGGACTTGTAGTTTTTGCTTTTGCTACTGCCTTCATATTGCTCATGATGGAAACACTGAGTGCCTTTCTGCATGCATTGCGTCTGCACTGGGTTGAATTTATGAACAAGTTCTACCATGGGGATGGCTACAAGTTCAAGCCATTTTCATTTGCTCTGCTAGCAGACGACGAAGACTGATGCATGTGAAATTCAGCACATAAGGAGATTCAGTTTGTTTCTTGCAAATTTTTGGAGCATGGCAGTGGAACTATGTGGGCGAGGATTCAGTTCGTTTCTTGCAAATTTTTGGAGCACGGCAGTGGAACTTCGTGGCGCGAGATGGGTTTCTGAATACACAGTATTTTGTCAGACGGCCGGACTTCTTCCCAGCACATGCGTGCAATCGTCATTGAGATTGCCAGCGTCGGGAAGGAGGTTTTGTAAGTTTACGGCAATATTGTAGAGGGCAGGTTCATCGTACAGTTCCTCCAACAGAGATGCAGATTATAGTTGCTAACAAAAAAGATAGAAATGTAGATTTGCCCCCACCTACTTTTAGCTTTAAATGTTATCAAAGTGACTGGCCCTTACCACTTAAATGGAAACGACTTTTTTGGCCATTCTTGTGCCGAGGCTGGAAGAAGGCATGACAGATATTACTGTATTGTTTTACGATTCAAATAAATATTTATCCTTGTGCTTATTCTTCTTGAATGCTGCTCTTTTGTCTGCTGTGTCCAGTGCTCGTGTGCGGGCTTAGCTTTTTGGAAGTTTAATTTTGAGTATTCACAGTCAGTCGCAAAACTGTCATTTCTGTAAATCACCTAGAAATATTAAAATATTGATGCACTCCATTGTATTATTTCCATGATGCGTGGCTGATGTCTTTCCGGGACGGGCGTGACAGGAACGTTGTCTCATTGCAAATTTTAGCGATGGTTACCGATTCTGCAGAGAATGGTAGGAGAGGAGAAAGAAAGCGAAGAAGATAGCAGGAcaatcttcaaaaaaaaaaaagaagatggcAGGACTAGGACTTTTTTAGAAGAAAACACGGGGTGAGGAATAGCCATTAGTCAACCGCATGGTCATATACAGGGGTGGAGCTTGAGAAAATAGAAGCTTCATAATATATGTACATGATAAAAATTTAGAAGTAGTAAGTGATTATAGAATTTTTATAGATGCAGCCGCAACCACAACTTTCCACCTAGCTCCCCGCCTGGTCATATATCTGTTTGTTTCGCTGTGGCTTGTGACTGAtgttgatttgttatgaaaaaaaatactgCTGACTGACTggtgactggtgctgatttggtatgagaaaaacactgttggctggTTAGCTGACAATGTTACAATGTTACCGTGCTAGCACATAAAAGTGCATAAAAAAAGTTGCGTGTTCAAGAGTATTCTATTCAAAGTTCATGCACTTGTTTGCAAGTTTTGCTACATGTCAGATCAAAATGATACAGCCATACAATTTACTTTATGGTCGGTGTAATTTACTCAAATTCAACTAGGGCATAAATATATCATTTAATTACCTATGAGTAGTGGTGGATCTATGATGTGAATCTAGGAAACtcatttttcacatttttctggtGTGTGTGGTGGGGTGGGGGAGCCCTATATAGGATGGGGCTCCCGCCCATGCCCCCACGCTAGATCCGCTCATAGTCTCTTTAAATTTGGGTTGACTAAAAATTTGTGCAAGGTGGGAAAAAGGTGGAATAACATATGAATAGTAGAGTTGCTGCTTAGGAATGAACTGTTCAACTCACAAATATTCTTGTGCcgatttctctcttttctgtttCTCCTTGCACAACATTCTGTTGAACCTCAACTGCTTGGACATAGATAAGCTCATAAGCATATATCTTTCTTGGAATTTTTTATTCACTTTTAGAGGCGCTGGTAGCACGGTAGAGACCTTGTAGGAGCAGCTAAACTCCTCCCGTAAAGACCCAGTGCCACCCCAGCGGAAATGCTTATAGCAGCCCTGCAACACACATCATAGAACTCACGGCAGCGTCAACTAGGATTCAGGCAACACTCACATTCTGATCGGAGGGACAACCTAGCAGGAATAAGGTTCCAGAAAATGAGCATAGGCTGATAGGTGACAGCAGACCTGTATTTAATCACCATTATTTGCTCCTAGGACTACTACATTATATTTATGCTCCACAATACAGATCTGTGAATGTAAAAGGCTGCCAAAATAGCAACGGTCAAATCATTCTGAATATACAGACAAAAGCAAGCGCTAAACCATTATAGGCGAACTATTCTCAAGGAAGCCAATTTACATCTGAGAGGCAGCCATAGCAAAAGTTGAACACCCTTTTTACGTGCCTTCAATTTTCTGCCAATAAACATAGAAGCAATGCGGCAACTTCCCTAGCTGATGGATAACCACTGGAGAAAGAGACAGAAGAAATTGTCAgcagatcaaagaaaataaggatGATTCATGCATAGGGCATCAAGAGAATTTTCTGCTTTAGAGCTGAAAGATGCATCTTTAGGTTCCATTGTTAAACAAATACAGATTTCAAAATAGAATAGAAATTTTGTGTATGTCATGTAAACAAAAATGCACAGGTAATTAAGGGGGCAATAAGATTACCATAAATTGCTGCTGTCTTCAGTTTTTGCCCTTTAGGTATCCCCATTATGGTACTGAGTGTGCATGGAAAAAATTGTCAGTGAAATAATGCAACGGTTAAAATTTCGTGCAAGGTTTAGTATCAGATATTTACTAGCAGGGTTTACTGACAAGTGAAAGGATGATATATTACCTGTGGTTGCATATAGCCCATCCCTTGGTTGTAAACTCCATGTTGAACCAACTGCAGGTGACATGATTAGGTCAGTTTCAGAATCGCTGGGAGGAGATCGATACAACTTAAAAATGCTAACCTGGTTACTTGAGCTACTGGTGCCACCATGGGGACTAATTGCATCCTTCTTTACAGAGCCCTCACCAGCCTTTGTAGACAACTTACTATCACCCTACCAGAATTTAGCGAGAAATTGTGATCAGTATTACATTGCATCTTGGATGTGCAAATATTATATGAAAGTATTAAATTGCTCACAGCAACCATACTAGTAGCAAAGAAGCTTGCTTGGTAGCCCAAGCAGCCCAACAAAGAATAggcaattataaaaaataaatcgaTCATCTATGCAATGTTTCTCAAAACTAGCATCTACAATGTATTGCTTGCTCGTATATTATTGGCTTCTTGCCTGCAGGCAGGTACCTTACTAGATGGCATACAAACCATCAGGTACGTTTCCTAGACAGCATTCTAACCACGATAAGGATATATCCAGTCCTGTTCAGGTGTAATGTTTGCTAGTTTGCATTTCTCAAAGCTAGTTTATGTGCATTTCCTGCCAACTGCCAAATATTTTCTAAGGTTATAGCCCaaatgttatacggtgctgaatgttggcctacaaaaagacgacatgtccagcaactgagtgtagcagagatgcggatgttgcggtggttttgcgggcacacaaggagggatagagtccggaacgaagttattcgggatagggtcggggtggcaccaattgaggagaaacttacccagcatcggctgagatggtttggacatgtccaacgaaggcctcctgaggcgccggtgcgtaatggggttcttgagcgggtcgataatgtaaagaggggtagaggtagacataaactgacgtgggatgagtcggttaagagagaccttaaggattggaatatctctaaagagatagctttggataggagcgcttggagactagctatcaatgtgcctgaaccttgaacttatttctttcgggtttcatttctaacctaccccaacttgcttgggaaaaaaggctatgttgttgttgttgtatagcTCAATAACATGAACCTGTTGTGTAGACTACACAGCTCAGTGGAAGCAAAGGGAAACAAGTGCTGACTACACAGCTCAGTGGAAGCAAAGGGAAACAAGTGCTGCTATGATGGAGAAATTAAATAAGTGTATGAAGACCAGATACCTCCATCTGCAGTCACCAGCCGGTCACCAGAAGAAAATATGCAAGGAGGACAGAAAGGCGTCATGAGACAGATGCACAAAAAcattaaaaaagaagaagaagagaagacaTTGAAGAAGATCCACATCTACACAACAGCGAGCAGGAGCCATCACTGACCTCTCTGTACTTGTGTAGGTACATCTTGAGGGGCTCGACGTACTCCTCGAATCCGAGCGTAGCCATCGCCCAGAGCAGATCATCGCCGTTGATGGTCTTGCGCTTCTCCTTCTGGCACTTGTCGCTGGCCCTGCACGcacccaccggcgccgccgcctcacaaATCAGAATCATCTCAGAAGAAAAGGGAGAGAAGCCAACCTGATCCGAGGCCAGAGGGGCTACGCTACCGGGCCGTGTCAACTCACTCGCTGGTGACGAAGGAGATGAACTCGGAGACGCACTCCTGCAGGGTCTCCTTGGCATCCTTGGCGATCTTGCCGTTAGCCGGGACGGCCTTCTTCATGATGCGGCTGATGTTGGCGATGGGCAGGAACCGGTCCTGctcccggacgccgccgccgccctcgtggCTCCCGCCGTCGTCCGCCATCGCCGGGGACCGTGCGCCTCCGCCGAAACCCTAGATCCACCAAGACGAAGCCACACGGCATCGATCGCGTCAGAGCTCAGAGAGGCGCCGCCGGGAATCGGGAGGTGGCGGGCGGGCAGCGTGTCGACGCGCCGTACGTACCTTATAAAAACGCGCGCGCGGGGAGGCGAGGAggggagagaagggagaagagaggagagagagtgagaggaggTGGCCGCGGAGGcgcggacagaggaggagaggaggggaatGGTGATCGGACGCTGGAGAAGAGGAGGCGGTCCGGGTGGGTGCGATGGAGGAGGCCGGGGTATCCGGGCCGTTCGTCAGCTGCAAATAGGGACAAGGAGGGGAGTGGGCCCTGGGCCGGCGATCCCCCTAGATCTGGCCATGGACCCGCGGGGTTTGCTATAGccgttttttttattattttcagaaaaaattatttcaattttcaaaagaaaaatgagaaaatttGGATTGTACGTAATATCTTGTTTTTTTACCAGGGTTGGAATATATAAATCTATTTCAACATGTCAATTTTCGTTGAGAAATTTGAACGACACGACAGTTAAAAAGACTTGCCAGACTAATAAACTATTTCGTTAATTCTCAGCATCTTATAGCAAATTTGAGTAGGAGTCAAGGTCTATGGAACCAATCAGCCAAATGCCTTATGAGGAATCAACTTATCTAGAATGGAATGGTCAGCTAtacattgatttttttttaccgcAAAAAAGAAGCTATACATTGATTTTTAGTGGGATGAATCAATTCCCCGTTAATTTACACTTGTGTATTTGCGAAGGATGATATTGTGATGAATCAGTTTATTCTACTCCCAAAACCATACAAAATTGTTAGCAGCGAAACCATGATGTATCCCCTCATTCTCTAACCAAACATTCCACGGATGAGGTGccataacacacacacacacacacacgcacgcacgcacgcacacacgtGTAAATTCAAGCCCCAATTTTCCAGGGTTGTTGTAAGGTGAATTTCGGGAGTGGTGATATAAGCTGCCACTTGCGTCCAAACATCTGTATAGCTTTCAAGATAATCATACTATATAACAATTTAATCATTAGTAGAATTCAACAAGTAGAACCATACCATTGCATTTTTCCTTATTGCAAAATCACCATTGCATCCCAGACATTGTTTTACCACACCATAAGCACCCCATCAACAGTAAAAGTGTGAGCACCAGTACATTTTTTTATTGCGAAATCACCATTGTATCCATTGTTTTATCACACCCTAAGCACCACATACAGGAAAGTACGATCACCAGTACAAGTACAAGCAATGGAAAGAATTGCGCCAAGAACCAGTGAGCAATGTAACCTCAACGAAAAAATAATCAGCCATGGATCGCAGAAACCAGATATGGATGTATCCGGAAAAGGCAAGCTGCTAACATTCTCGGCGAACAAAACTCATGATAGTACTATTCTCTTAACAGAAGCAAGTCTGACAGGAAGTTTTCACCAACACAATCTTAGATTAACAACTGCAAGAGTGAGCTGTAAACATAGCAAGCAGCCATTCTTAAACATCTAAAGCCTTCAAATTTTCTACTACATGCTTGCTAATATCAAGTGTCGAGAGCAATCTAAGACCTtggcttctccttcttctccttgaaaAGGGCAAGCAGAGACACACCCGAAACCTTGACAACCTTGAATCGGACACCAGGAATATCTCCCACAGCGTGACCCTTACGACCAAATCCAGCAATCAACACTTCATCCTGGACAGACACACAAGGAAAGACAGGTCATATTTCTAATGCACCATAGGTTTCAGGACAAGCATTGAAACTTAAAGAGCTCTGGATGAAGAATACATTTTCCTCGATGTAGTTCAAGCAACCATCATTTGGCACGAAAGCAGCAATCTTCTTGCCATTCTTCACAAGCTGAACACGAGCACACTTACGGATAGCAGAGTTTGGCTGTTTGGCCTCAATACCACTGCAGTTGAATCAGTGTCATTTGCTCAGTTGCATTCAAAGTGAAGTGTCAAAGATAACAAAGTTGCAGCATATGCTTACATCTTCTCCAGAACGATGCCCTTGGCATGAGATGACCCAGCAAAGGGTTTCT
This genomic interval carries:
- the LOC120672223 gene encoding V-type proton ATPase subunit a1-like codes for the protein MGVFDRLPPMDHLRSEKMCFVQLIIPAESARVAVTYLGELGLLQFKDLNEDKSPFQRIFVNQVKRCAEMARKLRFFSDQINKAGVRSSVRPALEPDIDLEELEARLGEHEHELLEMNTNSDKLQQTYNELLEFKLVLTKAGGILASSHNHATSAERELDENVYDREVDEGNAYLLEQGVHQGSSGNSGVRFVSGIILKSKALAFERMLFRATRGNMLFNQAPAGEPVTDPISGEEVEKTVFVVFFSGEQAKAKILKICDSFGASCYPVPEEMIKQRQIFNEVSARLSDLEVTLDAGIQHRNKALETVGSQLWRWTIMVKKEKAVYDTLNMLNFDVTKKCLVGEGWCPIFAKSQIKDCLQRATFHSNSQVGIIFHEMDTLESPPTYFRTDKFTNAFQEIVDAYGVARYQEANPAVYSVVTFPFLFAVMFGDWGHGICLLLGALVLILCEKKLSSQKLGSFMEMAFGGRYVILLMAIFSIYCGLIYNEFFSVPFHIFGKSAYECREKSCSDAHTAGLIKVRDPYPFGVDPSWRGSRSELPFLNSLKMKMSILMGVAQMNLGIVLSYFDARFHGNALDIRYQFIPQMIFLNSLFGYLALLILIKWCTGSQADLYHVMIYMFLDPAGDLGENQLFWGQKELQILLLLMALVAVPWMLFPKPFILKKLHKERFQGHTYRFLGTSEMDPDSEPDSARARHDDFNFGEVFVHQMIHSIEFVLGAVSNTASYLRLWALSLAHSELSTVFYEKLLLLAWGYDSLIVKSAGLVVFAFATAFILLMMETLSAFLHALRLHWVEFMNKFYHGDGYKFKPFSFALLADDED
- the LOC120672224 gene encoding nuclear transcription factor Y subunit B-3-like — encoded protein: MADDGGSHEGGGGVREQDRFLPIANISRIMKKAVPANGKIAKDAKETLQECVSEFISFVTSEASDKCQKEKRKTINGDDLLWAMATLGFEEYVEPLKMYLHKYREMEGDSKLSTKAGEGSVKKDAISPHGGTSSSSNQLVQHGVYNQGMGYMQPQYHNGDT
- the LOC120674408 gene encoding 40S ribosomal protein S23 yields the protein MGKTRGMGAGRKLKTHRRNQRWADKAYKKSHLGNEWKKPFAGSSHAKGIVLEKIGIEAKQPNSAIRKCARVQLVKNGKKIAAFVPNDGCLNYIEENDEVLIAGFGRKGHAVGDIPGVRFKVVKVSGVSLLALFKEKKEKPRS